DNA from Amycolatopsis sp. DSM 110486:
TAGCCGAAGACGTGGTCCATGGCATCCTCTTTCGACACGCGCTTCGCCGTTTTCCCGATCACGACGGCGAGCTCGCACTCCCAGTCCAGCTGCGCGGTGAGGTCACCGTTGTGCTGGATGGGCTCCCCCGGACCGACGACGGCGGTGGCCGGCTTGCTGAACAGCACCGGGCGCTGTGGCAGCTCCTTGTCGGTGTCGAGTGTCCGCGCGGACTCCGCGACGTGCTCGGTGTAATTGAGGCCGACACCCACGATCTTGCCCGGCCGCAGGGGCGCGCGCAGGGTCACCGTCTCCAGTGGACTCCGCACGGGGGAATCCACGAGGGACTCCAGCGCCGCCGTGCCGGCGTGGATCACGTCGAGCATCGACGCGGGGGCGGTGGTTCCGCGGTCGGTCGCCGCGGCCCGGACGTCGACGACGTCGGTGCCGTCCTGGATCCCGAGCCGGTCCTGGCCGTCGGGACCGGCGAACGTGACGAGCAGCATGGAAGAACTCCGTTCGAAGTGGACAGTGAGCTCAGGCGAGCGGCTGGTGACCGTCGTTGTCCGAATAGGCTTCTTCGCGGAAGAAGCCCAGCGAACGCATCACCGGGAAGTCGTTGAACGAGAACAGGCACGCGTCGTCGGAGCGGCTGGCGTTGGCGTGCTCGTGCCACGCCCACGACGGGACGCAGAAGATGTCGCCTTCGGACCAGTCGATCCGCTTGCCCGCGACGATCGAGGTGCCGCTGCCCTTGGCCGCGGTGTAGATCTTCGACCCGACCTGGCGGTGGGCGAGTGTGGACTCACCGGCGCGCAGCAGCTGCATGTGCGCGCTCATGGTCGGCATCACCGAACCGCCGGTGAGCGGGTTGCTGTACTCCATGATGATGCCGTCGTACGGCGAGCCGTCGCTCGCCTTCGCCGCGTTGAGCAGCGCTTCGTACGTCTGTTCCCACGGGTAGGCCAGCAGCGGTGAGTGGTTCTTGTGCCACGTGTCACCGAAGGGACGCAGCTGCCCGGCACCGTAGGTCAGCAGTGAGGAGTTCACGACCCCGTCCTGCTTCTGGTAGACGTCCGGGTGCACCTCGTAGAACGGCGCGTCGAGCGCGTTGACCAGCGGGATGTCGAGGCCGTCCTGCCAGATGACCGGGCCGTCGACGCCTTCGAGGCCCTCGTTGCCGTGCTCGTGCCAGGTCCAGTTCGGCGTGATGGCGAAGTCGCGCGGGCCGACCTTGAGCTTCTGCCCGTCGACGATCGTCCACGCGCCGGTGCCCTCCAGCACGAAGCGCAGCGCGGCGGCCTGGTGCCGGTGCGCCGTCATCGACTCGCCGGGACCCATCACCTGCAGGCCGGTGTAGAGGAGTCCCACCGTGGCCGCGATGTCGCGCCGCAGCGGGTTGTAGAGCGCCACCACGCGGCGGCCGGCGTCGTCACCACTGACCAGGTTGAGCGCTTCCAGCACCAGCGGGCGCAGCTGCTCGTAGCTCCACTTGATCGGTACGGACTGCGGCTGCGGGTACCACGGCTCGATCTTGTTCGCGATCGTCCACAGTGCACCGGCGTCGAGCTGCTCCAGCTTCTCGTAGTACGCCCGCAGATCTTCGTTGTCCGTCACCCGTGCGCGGCCCAGCTGGTCATCGCTGTGTGTGGTCATCGCGCCTTCCCGTCCGTATGTCGTTTTCTTGACGACAGTCATAGTTCAGCTATACCGTTCGTGATGTCAAGGGCGCCAGGAGGAAAACTCATGCCGACATCCCCTTCCGCGGGTTCTCCCCCGCTCGCCGGTCTCGAGACCACGATCGAGCGGCGGGTCGAATGGCACGACACCGATGCGTCGGGCCACCAGCACAACTCCGTGGTCCTGCGCTGGGCCGAAGAGGCCGAAGCAGACCTGTTGCGGGGCAAGGACCTCGCGTGGCTGTTCGGCCGCACCCCGCGTGTACGCCACGAGGTGAACTACCGGGGCCGGCTGTGGTTCGGCGACCCGGTGCGCATCACGTTCCGCGTTGCGCAACTCGGGCGTACGTCACTCACGTTCGCCTTCGAGGTCCACGGCCCGAACGGGATCGCCGCCGACGGTTCCGTCGTCGTGGTCCACGCCGAACCCGACAAGCCGGCTGCCACGCCGTGGCCCGACGCCGTGCGGACCGCGCTCAAGAAGGAGGTGCCGGCGTGATGAGGATCGCCATCGTGGGCGGCGGGCCCGGCGGGCTCTACTTCGCCGCGCTCGCCAAGCAGCTCGACCCGAGCCGCGAGGTCACCGTCTGGGAACGCAACGCCGCCGACGACACGTTCGGCTTCGGCGTCGTCTTCTCCGACGAGACGCTCGAAGGCATCACCAACGCCGACCCCACCGTGTTCTCCTCGATGGAGCGGGAGTTCGCCCGGTGGAGTGACATCGACGTGCACTACCGCGGCACGACGCAGACTTCGAGCGGTCACGGCTTCGCCGCCATCGCGCGCAAACGCTTGCTGGAGATCCTGCAGCGGCGCTGCCACGACCTCGGCGTCGACGTCCGGTTCCGCACCGAGGCACCCGACGTCGAGCAGCTCACCGCCGACTACGACCTCGTGATCGCGGCCGACGGCGTGAACTCCGCCATCCGCAAACGCTTCGAGCAGGTCTTCCGCCCCTCGCTCGACGTGCGCCAGTGCCACTACATGTGGCTGGCCACCGACCGCGTGCTGGAGGCGTTCACGTTCCTGGTCGAGGAGACCGAGTTCGGCCCGGTGCAGGTGCACGCCTACCCCTTCAGCGCCGACCGCAGCACGTTCATCGTCGAGCTGAACGACCAGACCTGGCGCGCCGCCGGGTTCACCGACGGCGCCTTCGGTCCCGGCGTCAGCGACACAGCGAGCGTCGAGCGCTGCCGTGAACTGCTGCGCGGTTTCCTCGGCGACGCGGAACTGCTCACCAACAACTCGAAGTGGCTGCGCTTCACCACCGTGCGCAACAAAACGTGGCGCCACGGCAACGTCGTGCTGCTCGGCGACGCCGCCCACACCGCGCACTTCTCCATCGGCTCGGGCACCAAGCTGGCCATGGAGGACGCGCTGGCCCTCGCCGCCGCGCTGGAGGCCACGCCCGGCGACCTCGCCGCGGCGCTGGAGCACTACGAGACCGAACGGCGGCCCGTCGTCGAGTCCACGCAGCGCGCGGCGCAGGCAAGCCTCGAGTGGTTCGAGACGATCGACCACGTCGTGGGCCAGGCGCCGCCGCAGTTCGCGTTCAACCTCCTCACGCGCAGCCGCCGCGTCACCTACGACAACCTGCGCCTGCGCGACCCCGCCTACATCCGCTCCGTCGACCGCTGGTTCAGCACTCATAGCCCCGGCGGCCGCGACGACGGCACGCCCCCGCTGTTCCAGCCGCTCGTCCTGGCGGGCCGGCACCTGCGCAACCGCATCGTCGCCGCGCCGATCGCGACGTACAGCGCGGTCGACGGGATCCCCGGCGAAGCGGAGCTACTGCATCTTTCGGGCAAAGCCCTCGGCGGCGCCGGGCTGGTGCTCACCGGGATGACCGCCGTGACCGCGCACGGCCGCGTCACCCCCGCGTGCCCCGGCCTGTACACCGACGAGCAGGCCACGGCATGGCGCCGCATCACCAACGCCGTGCACGCGCACACCGGCGCCCTGATCGGCGTGCAGCTCAGCCATTCCGGGCGCAAGGGCTCCACGACCGTGCCCGACGCGGCACCGCTGGGCCCGGCGCTGGCCGCCAACGGCTGGCGGACCGTCGCCCCCTCGGCCCTCGCGTACGGCGACCTGCCTGTGCCGCACGAGCTCACGGAAACCGAGCTGCAGGCGTTGATCGAGGACTTCGCCGCGGCCGCGCGCCGGGCCGACGAGGCGGGCTTCGACGTCCTCGAACTGCAGGCCGGACACGGATTCCTGCTCTCGACGTTCCTGTCGCCGCTCACGAACCACCGCACCGACGGCTATGGCGGGACCCTGGAGAACCGCCTGCGCTTCCCGCTCGCCGTCGTGGCCGCGGTGCACGCCGTCTGGCCGCACTACAAGCCGCTGCTCGTGCGGCTCTCGGCCGTCGACTGGGCCGAGGGCGGCACGACGATCGAGGACAGCGTGCGGATCGCCGCCGCGCTGGCCGAACGCGGGGTGGACGCGATCGACGTGTCCAGCGGCGAGGTCGTCGCGCACGAACAGCCGGCGTACGGCCGCAGCTACCAGACGCCGTTCGCCGAACGGATCCGCGCCGACGTCGGCGTCCCGGCGATCGCCGTCGGCGGCATCTCCACCTGCGACGACGCGAACTCGATCGTGCTCGCCGGCCGCGCGGACCTCGTCGGCATCGGCCGGGCGCAGCTGCATGACCCGTCGTGGGCGCTGCACGCGGCGGCCGAGCTCGGTTACTCCGGGCCCGGCGCGTACTGGCCGCCCATCCAGGCCGGCGGCGAGGCCAAACCGCCAAGCGGCGGCCGCGCCCGGCCGTTGCTCACCCTCCGCGCGGACGAACCCTCGCCGGCCCGTTCGCGCTGGACCCCGGTACCCGCCGGAACCCCGAACAGGAGCCTCTGAGCCGTGGAAGACTTCCCCCGCTTCACCGCCGCCGCAGTGCAGGCCGCGCCCGTGTACCTCGACACCGCCGCGACGGTCGCCAAGGCCGTCTCGCTCATCACCGAAGCCGCTTCGCACGGCGCCTCCCTCATCGCGTTCCCCGAGGTCTTCGTGCCCGGCTACCCGTACTGGAACTGGACGATGAACCCGGTGCAGGGCTCGCCGTGGTACGAGCGCCTCTACCGCACCGCCATCGACATCCCCGGCCCGCACCTCGACGCCCTGCGCGCGGCCGCCGCGTCGACGAAGACCACGGTGGTCATCGGCGTCAACGAACGCAGCCGCCACAGCCTCGGGCTGATCTACAACAGCGTCGTCACGATCGGCCCCGACGGTTCGGTCCTCAACGTCCACCGCAAGCTCGTGCCCACGTGGGCCGAGAAACTCACCTGGGGCGGCGGCGACGGCAGCACCGTGCGCGTGCTCGACTCCGCCGTCGGCCCGCTCGGCGCGCTGGCGTGCGGCGAGAACACGAACACGCTCGCGCGGTTCTCCCTGCTGGCGCAAGGAGAACTGGTCCACGTCGCCAGCTACATCTCCCTGCCCGTCGCCCCCGCGGACTACGACATGGCCCAGGCGATCGCCGTCCGCAGCGCCGCGCACGCCTTCGAAGGCAAGCTGTTCTCCGTGGTCGCCTGCTCCACCATCACCGACGAGATGATCGAGATCGCCGCCGGCGACGACGCGGGCATCGCCGAGCTCATGCGCCGCCCGAACAGCGCGCTGTCCGGCATCTTCGGTCCCGACGGCAACCCCGTCGTCGAACCACTCATCGACGAAGAGGGCATCGTCTACGCGGAAATCGACCTGGCTCGCTGCATCCAGCCCAAGCAGATGCACGACATCGTCGGTTCCTACAACCGCTTCGACGTCTTTCAGCTGCACCACGACACCACGCCGCGCCGGCCGGTCGTGTTCGGCGACCGGCCGGGCGGCGAGGGGTTCGCCTCAGCGGGACCCGTCCTCGGCCCCTGGGACCCGGACGAGAGCGCGGCGCGCAGCGCGTGAGCCGGCCGGCCGGTCCGGCGCGAACCACACCGCGACGAAGGAGATCCCGCAGACGGCGATCGCGTACAGCGCGATGGAGCCCGACCAGTTCGTGCCGGCCAGCAGAGCGGTCGCGATGATCGGGGCGAACGCACCGCCGAGCACGGAGCCGATCTGGTAGCCGAGTGAGATGCCGGTGTAGCGGACGCGTTCGCCGAACAGCTCGGCGAACAGGGCGGGCGCCGGGCCGTAGGTCATCGCGAAGAACACCTGGCCGACCACGAGTCCGAGCCCGACGAGCACGGGTGCGCCCGTCTCGACGAGCCGGATGAGCGGGAACGCCCACAGCGCGAAGAGAACCGCGCCGGCCAGGAAGATCCGCCGCCGGCCGACCACGTCGGACCACGCGGCGAACGCCGGCATCGCGACCACGCACACGACGGCCGAGACCAGTACTGCGATGAGGACGGTGCCGCGCGGCTGGTGCAGGTGGTCGGTGGCGTAGGAGACGAGGTACACCGCCAGCAGGTAGTAGCTGGTGCCACCGACCATCGTCGCGCCGGCCGCGAGCACGATCTGGCGCGGGTAGCGGCGCAGGAGCTCGACCAGTGGCGCGCGGCCGCCGCCGCGGGGTGCGGCGGGCGCGTGTTCCGCGACCCGGCTCTGCGCGTACAACGCGACCCCGACGAGGAGAACGCTGAGCAAGAAGGGAATCCGCCAGCCCCAGGTGAGGAAGGCGTCCTCGGGCAACGCCGTGGAGGCCACGAGGAACACGACGTTCGCGAGGATCAACGCGATCGGCACACCGAGCTGCGCGAAACTGCCGTAGAACCCGCGCCGGCCCGGCGGCGCGTTCTCGGTCACGAGCAGCACGGCGCCGCCCCACTGACCGCCGAGCGCGAGGCCCTGCACCAGCCGGAGCACCACGAGAAGAACCGGTGCGGCCGCGCCGATCGACGCGTACGGCGGCACGAGCCCGACCGCGGTGGTGGCGAGCCCCATGATGAGCATCGCCGTGACGAGAGCGGGTTTGCGGCCGACGCGGTCGCCGAAGTGGCCGAACAGCGCGGCGCCCACGGGCCGGACGACGAAGCCGACCGCGAAGGTGCTGAACGCGAGGAGGGTGCCGGCGAGCGGATCACTCGCCGGGAAGAAAAGCTTGCCGAACACGAGCGCGGTCGCCGAGGCGTAGACGAAGAAGTCGTACCACTCGATGGCGGAGCCGGCGAGGCTGACGAGGACGGATCTGCGCAGCGTGGAAGCCGCGGCGGTGCGGGACATGGACACTCCGGTGGGTCGCATGGGCGCAAAGGGGACGGGGGAAACGAGGGGCACCCGGCCGAGGCCGGGTGCCCGGTCGCGAATCAGCTTTCGAGCTCCTTGACCGGGTCGGTGCCGGCGACGTAGGGCGGGTCGTAGATCACGACGAACTCGAGGTCCACGTCGCCGGTGTTGGAAAACCCGTGCGGCAGCCCGGCGGGGATCTTCACGACGCTGCCCGGCTCCACGTCCCAGCTGTCCTTGCCGATGCGGACCGAACCGGTGCCGGCGGTGACGTAGAAGGCGTGGTTGTACGGGTCGCGGTGCAGCTTCGACTTCCCGCCCGGCCCGATCTTCGAGAGCTGGACACTGTAGACGGACGTGTAGTCGTCGTCGACCACGCTTTCGCTGAACTGGAACCCGATGCCGGGGAACCCGGGCTTCTCGAGGCGGTGCCAGGCGATGTCGCTCGGGTTGAGGACGTAGTTCACGGCGGCTCCTTTCACTGGGTCTTCGCGGACAGGTGCTGGAGTTCTTCACAGAGCTCGGCGAATGGCTTCCCGGCCGCCAGGGCGCGCCGGCAGCCGACGAGTGCTTTCGGCCAGTTGACGACCACGGCGCCCGCCGGCCGGCCGGCGGCGCCGAAGACCATCGCGAACGCGTCGCCGGAGCGTTCGAACAGCAGGGTTTCGGTGCCGGCCCGGGGATCGCCGACGAGCTGCACCTTCCAGTCGTACTGGTCGGTCCAGACGTATTCGGCGGGTTTGTGCGCGCGGGGATCACCCGGGTGCACGAGGGTGTGCGCGACGCACGCGGCCTGTTCGACCGCGTTGGTCCAGTGTTCGAACCGCACCGCTCGGCCGTGGCGGGCGGTCTGCCAGCGGGAGACGTCGCCGACCGCGAACACGTGCGGTGCGGCGCGGCCGAACGGGTCGCAGACGACGCCGTCGTCGACCTTCAGCCCGGTGCCGGTCACCCACGCGTCGTCCGGCACGGCGCCGATGCCGACGACCACGGTGGCGGCGTCCACTTCGGACCCGTCGCCGAGCCGGATCCGCAGCCGGCCGCGGATCCGCTCCACCGTCGCGACGCGGGCGCCGAGCCGCACCCGCACTCCGTGCCGCCGGTGCAGGTCCGCGAGCCGGTCGCCGAACACTTCCGGCACCGCGCGGGACAGCAACGCCGGGGTGGCGTCGAGCACGGTCACGTCGGACAGGCCGAGCCGGTTCGCGGTGGCCGCGACCTCCGAGCCGATGAAGCCGCCGCCGATCACGACCACCGGGCCGCCGCGGCCGAGGCCTTCCCGCAGCGCCAGGGTGTCTGCGGCCGTGCGCAGCGAGTGGACGCCTTCGAGGTGCTCCCAGCCGGCGGGCCGCGCGCTCGCGCCGGTGGCGATCACGAGGTCGTCGAAGCCGAGGGCCGACCCGTCGGCCAGGTGCACGCGGGAACCGAGCAGGTCGAGCCGGGTCGCGACCTGCCCGAGCTCGAGCTCGATCTCCGCGTCGGCCGCTTCGCGTTCGGTGAGCAGCCGGACGTCGTCGAGCGCGGTCGAGCCGGCGAGCACCCCCTTGGACAGCGGCGGTTTGTCGTACGGGAGCTCGTCCTCCCGGCCGACCAGCACGACGCGGCCCTCGTAGCCGTGCGACCGCAGCGCCTGGGCCACGCGCACCCCGGCGACGGACGCACCGACGACGACCGTGCGCGGCCTCATGCCCCGTCCACCGCCAGCGCCGCCTCTGGGCACCGGCGCGCGACCTCGCCGACGCGCCCGACCTCGTCCGGTCCGATGGCCTCGCGCAGCAGTGTGACGACTCCGTCGTCGTCGATGTCGAACACGTCGTCGGCGCCGGCCACACAGTTGGCCCAGCCCCGGCACTTCCCCCGATCCGCGTGAACGATGGCCATCCCGTCCTCCTCTTCTATGTCGCCTCTGTGACGACCGCAATAGAAAGAGTAGTCTTCTGCACAGCAGAATGACAACACCCGACGTCGGCTCTCCCTCGGTCAGGTGAGGCCGGCCGGCCGCGCCCAGGGCGCAAAAAAACGGCGGCGACCTGGGCATTTCACCCAGGTCACCGCCGTTCGGAAAAGACGGGGCTCAGCTGTGCAGCAGCGGCGTCGCCTCCCGCACGATCGCCTGGAGTGCCGTCGCGACGACGAGCTGCTGCGACTCGGGCATGCGGCTCGCGGGCACGGCGACGTTGAACGAGATCCGGCCGGCCCCCACCGTCACCGGGAAGGCGACCGCCACCGACGACACCCCGGCCTCGCTCTCCTCGGCACTGGTGGCGTAGCCGAGCTCGCGCACCCGCCCGAGCTCGGCTTCGAGGTCACCGCGGGTGCGGATGCTGCGGTCGGTGAGCCCGCTGATCCGCTCGTCCGGGTAGAGCACCCGCAGCTGATCGGTGCTGAGGCCGGCCAGCATCGCCTTGCCCGACGACGTCGAGCTCGCCGGCAGCGAGCTGCCCAGCCGCGACGCGACCCGGACCGCTTGCGGGCTCTCGATCGCGTCGACGAACCGCACGCTCGTGCCGTCGAGCACGCCGAGGTGCACGGTCTCGCGCAGCTCGGCGTTGAGGCGTTCGAGGTAGGGCCGCAGCACCTGGCGGAAGTCGAAC
Protein-coding regions in this window:
- a CDS encoding fumarylacetoacetate hydrolase family protein; this encodes MLLVTFAGPDGQDRLGIQDGTDVVDVRAAATDRGTTAPASMLDVIHAGTAALESLVDSPVRSPLETVTLRAPLRPGKIVGVGLNYTEHVAESARTLDTDKELPQRPVLFSKPATAVVGPGEPIQHNGDLTAQLDWECELAVVIGKTAKRVSKEDAMDHVFGYSIVNDISARDQRRSGQWFFSKGQDTYAPFGPAIRTADDVADPYALELSLRVNGDVKQKSSTKYMLFRIAELIADISSGMTLEPGDVIATGSPAGVGASFTPQQFLKPGDVVEASIQDIGTLRNPVVDAR
- a CDS encoding cupin domain-containing protein, with protein sequence MTTHSDDQLGRARVTDNEDLRAYYEKLEQLDAGALWTIANKIEPWYPQPQSVPIKWSYEQLRPLVLEALNLVSGDDAGRRVVALYNPLRRDIAATVGLLYTGLQVMGPGESMTAHRHQAAALRFVLEGTGAWTIVDGQKLKVGPRDFAITPNWTWHEHGNEGLEGVDGPVIWQDGLDIPLVNALDAPFYEVHPDVYQKQDGVVNSSLLTYGAGQLRPFGDTWHKNHSPLLAYPWEQTYEALLNAAKASDGSPYDGIIMEYSNPLTGGSVMPTMSAHMQLLRAGESTLAHRQVGSKIYTAAKGSGTSIVAGKRIDWSEGDIFCVPSWAWHEHANASRSDDACLFSFNDFPVMRSLGFFREEAYSDNDGHQPLA
- a CDS encoding thioesterase family protein, which produces MPTSPSAGSPPLAGLETTIERRVEWHDTDASGHQHNSVVLRWAEEAEADLLRGKDLAWLFGRTPRVRHEVNYRGRLWFGDPVRITFRVAQLGRTSLTFAFEVHGPNGIAADGSVVVVHAEPDKPAATPWPDAVRTALKKEVPA
- a CDS encoding FAD-dependent monooxygenase; this encodes MRIAIVGGGPGGLYFAALAKQLDPSREVTVWERNAADDTFGFGVVFSDETLEGITNADPTVFSSMEREFARWSDIDVHYRGTTQTSSGHGFAAIARKRLLEILQRRCHDLGVDVRFRTEAPDVEQLTADYDLVIAADGVNSAIRKRFEQVFRPSLDVRQCHYMWLATDRVLEAFTFLVEETEFGPVQVHAYPFSADRSTFIVELNDQTWRAAGFTDGAFGPGVSDTASVERCRELLRGFLGDAELLTNNSKWLRFTTVRNKTWRHGNVVLLGDAAHTAHFSIGSGTKLAMEDALALAAALEATPGDLAAALEHYETERRPVVESTQRAAQASLEWFETIDHVVGQAPPQFAFNLLTRSRRVTYDNLRLRDPAYIRSVDRWFSTHSPGGRDDGTPPLFQPLVLAGRHLRNRIVAAPIATYSAVDGIPGEAELLHLSGKALGGAGLVLTGMTAVTAHGRVTPACPGLYTDEQATAWRRITNAVHAHTGALIGVQLSHSGRKGSTTVPDAAPLGPALAANGWRTVAPSALAYGDLPVPHELTETELQALIEDFAAAARRADEAGFDVLELQAGHGFLLSTFLSPLTNHRTDGYGGTLENRLRFPLAVVAAVHAVWPHYKPLLVRLSAVDWAEGGTTIEDSVRIAAALAERGVDAIDVSSGEVVAHEQPAYGRSYQTPFAERIRADVGVPAIAVGGISTCDDANSIVLAGRADLVGIGRAQLHDPSWALHAAAELGYSGPGAYWPPIQAGGEAKPPSGGRARPLLTLRADEPSPARSRWTPVPAGTPNRSL
- a CDS encoding carbon-nitrogen hydrolase family protein → MEDFPRFTAAAVQAAPVYLDTAATVAKAVSLITEAASHGASLIAFPEVFVPGYPYWNWTMNPVQGSPWYERLYRTAIDIPGPHLDALRAAAASTKTTVVIGVNERSRHSLGLIYNSVVTIGPDGSVLNVHRKLVPTWAEKLTWGGGDGSTVRVLDSAVGPLGALACGENTNTLARFSLLAQGELVHVASYISLPVAPADYDMAQAIAVRSAAHAFEGKLFSVVACSTITDEMIEIAAGDDAGIAELMRRPNSALSGIFGPDGNPVVEPLIDEEGIVYAEIDLARCIQPKQMHDIVGSYNRFDVFQLHHDTTPRRPVVFGDRPGGEGFASAGPVLGPWDPDESAARSA
- a CDS encoding MFS transporter, which translates into the protein MSRTAAASTLRRSVLVSLAGSAIEWYDFFVYASATALVFGKLFFPASDPLAGTLLAFSTFAVGFVVRPVGAALFGHFGDRVGRKPALVTAMLIMGLATTAVGLVPPYASIGAAAPVLLVVLRLVQGLALGGQWGGAVLLVTENAPPGRRGFYGSFAQLGVPIALILANVVFLVASTALPEDAFLTWGWRIPFLLSVLLVGVALYAQSRVAEHAPAAPRGGGRAPLVELLRRYPRQIVLAAGATMVGGTSYYLLAVYLVSYATDHLHQPRGTVLIAVLVSAVVCVVAMPAFAAWSDVVGRRRIFLAGAVLFALWAFPLIRLVETGAPVLVGLGLVVGQVFFAMTYGPAPALFAELFGERVRYTGISLGYQIGSVLGGAFAPIIATALLAGTNWSGSIALYAIAVCGISFVAVWFAPDRPAGSRAARRALVRVPGAEDGSR
- a CDS encoding cupin domain-containing protein, producing the protein MNYVLNPSDIAWHRLEKPGFPGIGFQFSESVVDDDYTSVYSVQLSKIGPGGKSKLHRDPYNHAFYVTAGTGSVRIGKDSWDVEPGSVVKIPAGLPHGFSNTGDVDLEFVVIYDPPYVAGTDPVKELES
- a CDS encoding NAD(P)/FAD-dependent oxidoreductase, coding for MRPRTVVVGASVAGVRVAQALRSHGYEGRVVLVGREDELPYDKPPLSKGVLAGSTALDDVRLLTEREAADAEIELELGQVATRLDLLGSRVHLADGSALGFDDLVIATGASARPAGWEHLEGVHSLRTAADTLALREGLGRGGPVVVIGGGFIGSEVAATANRLGLSDVTVLDATPALLSRAVPEVFGDRLADLHRRHGVRVRLGARVATVERIRGRLRIRLGDGSEVDAATVVVGIGAVPDDAWVTGTGLKVDDGVVCDPFGRAAPHVFAVGDVSRWQTARHGRAVRFEHWTNAVEQAACVAHTLVHPGDPRAHKPAEYVWTDQYDWKVQLVGDPRAGTETLLFERSGDAFAMVFGAAGRPAGAVVVNWPKALVGCRRALAAGKPFAELCEELQHLSAKTQ
- a CDS encoding ferredoxin; protein product: MAIVHADRGKCRGWANCVAGADDVFDIDDDGVVTLLREAIGPDEVGRVGEVARRCPEAALAVDGA
- a CDS encoding IclR family transcriptional regulator, whose product is MSRSEGVAGVNPPQYPIESVDNALKLLLLFGERSEVRLAEVSEYLGVASSTAHRLMAMLLYRGFVRQNPATKTYEPGTALTGVAFSILERFDFRQVLRPYLERLNAELRETVHLGVLDGTSVRFVDAIESPQAVRVASRLGSSLPASSTSSGKAMLAGLSTDQLRVLYPDERISGLTDRSIRTRGDLEAELGRVRELGYATSAEESEAGVSSVAVAFPVTVGAGRISFNVAVPASRMPESQQLVVATALQAIVREATPLLHS